The sequence below is a genomic window from Hippocampus zosterae strain Florida chromosome 7, ASM2543408v3, whole genome shotgun sequence.
AACTCAACTGTGAGAAATGTGTTAGGAAGGGGTTCTCTTTTGGTCGGTCTGATGTACAGCGCGCACACCAAATCCATCAAAGCCCCCCCAGGGACGTCGCGTCCGCTTTGCTTGCCTAAATAAGACCTGCTTGTCAAGCTTTGGAGGCAGACAGGTCGGGCGAGGAGCGAGACACTGCTTCAGTGTTAGCCCATTCCCCAGCACAAAAGGCCATCCTACAGTGAAATACAACCAGGCCCTTTGTGTCCAAGTTAAATCCAATCCCTGTAGGCTACGTGGGATGTTTTTTTGGCAGCTGTGAGCAGTTTTTCCCTCTTGACTTTTTGGATAGACATGAGACAGGGGTCCAACTTAGAGGCCTGACTCTTCGCAGAAAGAAGACGGCACATTCGGCCAGCGCTCCAAGTGGATGGGCCTTTTCTTGGCAGCCATTGCTCACTTTGTTGCTTTCGGTGATGAGTCATGTGaacgaatgtgtgtgtgtgtggccgtgCGAGAAAAACACAAAGTAGTGGCAAACTATCCAAATGCAGACTAAAACAATTTCTCGTGAATCCCCTAAAGCccagatcattttatgtggcccccgaaagcaaatcatgtgtgtcaacttgctaaaaatctctaccgaaatgtcaaattgtcaagtgTAATAAATAGCGGTAAGATTTTGCAggaattttgttaccctgttttacgctcacttgaacaataattgaacaaactgttCTAAttgagttgactgatttcaaaacgagcAATCTAACAGAGGGAAGACAACTCAAAATTAGCCcatgactaaaatgagtttgacgcccctgcCCTAAAGGATTTGGAAAGGGATGGAAAAGTTCCGCTATATTTCTGATAGCTCTACTGAAACCATCATGTTCACAATCATGTTTCTCGTCTACCATAGAAACATGCAACAACCTACAGAAAAAGTTTCCAGATTTCTTGAAGCTTTGAAGACTGTAAAAGCAAGTAAAGGTTATAAACTTTTTTAATTCAGCAGTTACATAAtagcagaccccccccccccccaaaaaaacgaagcAATTAGGTTTATTTCACAACTGTTGTTTagctgaattatttttttaagcaatttTTAACTGCCAAACTGCAGTACTGTTTTCAAGTCATCAAAACCTTTTTATTAATTTAGACAGAAGTCGTGACACcctattttatttcacaaagtTGGAATCTTGCACAAATTAAAATTTCAAATAATCATAAGGCTGGATTATAAATTGTCTGTTGACTTCATAAATATATGAAATCACTGTCAGGGTGCTACTGGCTTCAGGCAAGTAAGTTCACATAATTGACTGTAGGAATCAAACATGAAAACGCCTTATTCATTCACTCACTCAAGTTTGATTCTGTGCATTTTTTAACCTAAGGCTGGGCAACATGACTCTCTCCTTGTATTTTATGTTTCTTGTGTCTGCTCCTACTCCTCTTCTGACCTGGCTCAATTTTTTTCAGTGGCGGCGTTggcccctttttctttttcttctttaggCAACTCAGGGGGTTCGGGTTGTGcggtttcctcttcctcttcttcccccGTCTATCTGCGTCCTTCTTAATGATGCCCTGCTCTTCTTTCATGGTGTGAAGATTCTGCTGCTGCGCCAGGCTCACCAGCTCACCCAGCTGGGCGGCCTGAACCCTATCTAGCGACGACTGGCTGGGTTTGTCCAACACTATGGTGTTGAGTATGATGTAGAGCAGAGGCACGCCTGCGATCTTCTTCAGACCTGTTGTCAATTTGAAGTCCTGCACAACAAACCACAGAATACATCTAAGCATGTTAAAATCAGATCAAATGTGACATTGTTATACATGGCGACTTCCAACATGGCGGCAAGATTATAGCTAAATATATAAACTATATCGCTATTTGCGTGCAAACAActaaaaagtcaatttaatcTTGAAATGTCGCCCTACAAGATTACAAAAGTGATACCTGTGTGGCAACAAAGTAGTGATGTGGGTTTGTGGTTTCCAGCATAGAAAGCAGACACTCCGAGGCAGGGACTGGGCTCtttaaatgttgacatttcctcacttgataCCTCTGCAAAATGATTTTGGCCCCAACAAGCTCTTTCCCCAGAGATTCCAATTCTTTCAGAGCGCAGCTGGGGGGAAACCACACATAGATGCATAACCAAATGatgttattttcataatgagactCAAATATACTCACTTAGTGGTGCAGAGCTGGACCTCGCCCATGAGATACTTTGGCATTTGCTCcttgatttgaattttattcTTTAATGCCGCTTGACAGAAAGTTCCGTCAATAAGAATCTGAAAGGGTTCCCGAAAgttaaaattgtatttgtaaAAGGATAACGTTTTCTTTGCTATTTTCTGTCGCTTGATCTTCATGATGGCTGACTGGTGGAATTTACGCGAAAGGTTTCCCTacatcagaaatgataaaagttCCAAATGAGACCGTTGCAATTGAACGCAATCGAACGCGATTCGCGAGGGCGTCTCAATTACTTTAATACATCCACGTTGTACACGACTGGACAAAGTTACATGATAACAGCGTGTGCTAAGTCTGAGCACACAACATGCATACTGTGTTTACTTCCGTGGACTCCGTTAGGAAACAATATGGAGAAGAAAGGTTCCGCTAAtgatacatgttaaaatgtagaTGAACTCATGGGAATTTattaccattattattattgttagtagtagtagtagtagtagtaatggtggtggtgttggtagtattagtattagtggtagtattttccatttatttcacgATCGCGGcttattgtttgttttctgtttttaccGGAAACGCAAGGTGTGTATTCCGGAAGTACGTCATAGACACAGCTTTAGTTAAGTGACAGCCGTCGACTCGTCCCTTGTGACTCACAGCCAAACGACGTTCGTCCGGGATCGGGTCCTCGTTTGACAGTTCGGTGCGTGAACCCTTTTCTATTCCGCGGCACCTACTATGGCGGCCACCGACCCCCGGTCGTCGAGTGACGGCGGACCGGCCAGCAGAGGAGGGTACCCGGGCGGGGAGAGCCGCAAAGACCGCGACGTACCGGGCGGCGGTAACGGGGAAGACGATCAGGACCGAGGCAGCTTCGAgtgcaacatttgttttgacaCGGCGAAGGATGCTGTCATCAGTATGTGCGGCCACTTGTTCTGGTACGGACCGAGCGAGGAGGTCTTCTGGCCTGCGGTGGGGGGTCCCGATtgttaaaaataatcaaatctgACTTGCCATGCCGCCTTTATTTACATCTGTTCAAACGGTAGAATGACGCCTTGATCTGCGGATTTACTAATGTCTGTGAGCGTGCAGCTGGAGATCTCTCCTGTGAGAACTTTGTTGCTCATGCTGACCTTGCATGTTTTAACACGTAATGGCTGACTTGCATGTTGCACTTGCTGACTCGGTTTATGCAGATCATTAACGATGTTTACTCGTGGAATGTCGCACGAACTCGGTCGTGTTATGAGCGCTAACTGCTTCAAGTGTCAGACCTAAAATTCGACTGTCAACTTTGATCAAAATGTGCAATGACTTGTCATAGGCATTTACACATACTACTTAACTGCAGAGAATGCAAGGCTTCTATTAGGGATAAGACGTGCATTCATGTGAACTTTTCATCTCACCGTCCACTTTTGAAAGCAATCAACAATCTGTAAATAGCAAGCCCAATGAGGAGCGGCAGAATTTTAAGCATTGACAAATTAGATTTCCATGAAGTAACGGGCAGTCGTTTTCCTCCAGGGCTTTTAGTTGCAGCTGCCGCACGGGTGTAAATTTGAATTTCTAAGTTGGAATTCTAGTTTAGTTGCCATGCTTACTCACCCGCCAGCCCCCGTCCCTCTGGCCTCCCCTGACGCCTCCGGCTTTGTAATATGATGCAACAATCGGTAAGGCAGCCGAGCGATGACATCAGTTCACCTGTTGCAACGTTTGCCTCGCAGTTGCCGTCATGTCCGAAACAGCTCTCGGAATGATGCGGTGCAGTTCTGCTTCACAGCAAACAACACGCGCTGTAATTTATACATGGCAAACGTATTTCCATTGCAGAGTTATCATTTTATAAATAATTTTAACACCATTTTTATTTAAGGGATAAAAGCAAAATGGGGAGGAAAAAGggattaaaatggcattttttggGTAAATCAACGTAAATAGAAAAATACAGAACTGAACTGCTTTGGAGTCAGGCCATCCGAGTTGGACAATTTGTTCAGTGGCGTGCATATTCTGAAAGAATGTCGAGCTATCTGATCGCCAGAGTTACACAAGCACAACATtgtcaactgtgtgtgtgtgtgtgtgtgtgtgtttctttctgGGTCCCTTTGTGTGTAATGTGGCATCCGGTAGCGCTTGGTTTCTCATTTATTCAACCAGCTGTGTCAAaaagtacatataaaaaaatataattttcacaaaatatgGTGGTTGTGTTTTGCAGTTTTGTTCAGTTGCAGTTTATCGGAGTTTTTGGTGTGGTTTCCGTATTTCGCTCACACAAGAGGGGTGAAATGTGACAAGAGAAACTGCAAGCCACAACCacaatgagcatttttttgtacCTCATATTGTGGCTGAATAGCCAAAGAGTAAAAATGTAAGTAATTCACAGTTGGTTAGTTTGTGTTTGGTAGTGGAGCTCAACTTGAGCTTTCCCTTCATGCGCGTTTGTCCACATAAACTAGCTGAACATAAAAGTTGCTGTCAGTgctacaaataaataatcatgtGCCCTTTCTCTCTTTTGCAGCTGGCCTTGTCTCCATCAAGTAAGTCTATCATCGACTTCGTTCGTGGTTTTCCCTCACGACTCGTTTCAGTGTTACAATAATGCTTCTGTTTACCACTTCTTTCTCTGCGGCACAATTTAGCTG
It includes:
- the utp23 gene encoding rRNA-processing protein UTP23 homolog, giving the protein MKIKRQKIAKKTLSFYKYNFNFREPFQILIDGTFCQAALKNKIQIKEQMPKYLMGEVQLCTTNCALKELESLGKELVGAKIILQRYQVRKCQHLKSPVPASECLLSMLETTNPHHYFVATQDFKLTTGLKKIAGVPLLYIILNTIVLDKPSQSSLDRVQAAQLGELVSLAQQQNLHTMKEEQGIIKKDADRRGKKRKRKPHNPNPLSCLKKKKKKGPTPPLKKIEPGQKRSRSRHKKHKIQGESHVAQP